In the Paenibacillus sp. FSL R7-0337 genome, GGGATTGAGGATCGATACCTACTGTAGGTTCATCAAGTATCAATAGCTTGGGATTGTTCATAAGTGCCACTCCAATATTGACCCGGCGTTTCATCCCTCCGGAGAACTCAGCCACATCCTGGCTTCTTTTGTCTTGCAGCCCTATAATCTCTAGAACCTCATCCGTCCTGCTTCTTAACTTTTTTCCGCCAAGTCCGTATAGACTCCCGAAGAACTCCAGATTCTCCTTGGCACTTAAAGCTTGGTACAAAGCCAGATCCTGCGGTACGATCCCCATGATTCTCTTGATCTCAATAGGATGATCCTTAAGTGATTTATTATCGATGATAATACTTCCGCCGCTGGGTGTTAGCACTGTGCTGATCATAGAGACAGTCGTTGATTTTCCTGCTCCGTTAGGACCTAATAGGCCAAAAATTTCACCACGCTTCACACTTAGCGAAATATTGTTAACCACATTGACGTTATTGTAGGTTTTGGTCAAATTAATTAATTCAAGCATTTGCGAAGCACCTCTCGTTCATTTCTGATCTGTTCTCATTGTACCCCCCGCATCCACTTATAAATATTCACTATAGTACTCAATCCGAGTATTACTTTAGTAACCAGTTATGTTGATTACTTTAGTCATACAGGAGGAAAAAATAAATAAGCCGTTCTTATCGTAATCCGTCTGAGATAGACGGATTACGATAAGGACGGCTTAACTGAAACCTCAGTCTGCGCACATACCGGGATTACAGTGATTTTTGCAGACAAAGTGTTAATTCTGTTCTGTTTTTAAGCTCAAGCTTCTCCAGCATTCGCGAGACATAGTTTTTAACAGTACCTTCAGTAATAAACAGGTTAGTGCTGATCTCTTTATTGCTTTTGCCTTCCATAATGCATTTGGCGACCTCAAGCTCACGTGGTGTAAGTAACTGAAGAATTTGCTCATTCCGTATAATTTCTGTTCCTGTATTCTGTGCTGAGTTCAGAGCGTTCACTACCTCCCGTGTAATCTTCGGATTTAAAAGGATGTTTCCTTCACAGGCGGTCTTAATGGACGAAATAATTTCCTGGGCACCTGAATCCTTCAATATATATCCGTCAGCTCCATTTTTAAGGCCTGCAAATATATACTCATTGTCGTTAAAGGTGGTTAGAATAATCACCTTTATATCAGGATATTTAGCTTTGACCAATTTGGTTGCTTCAATTCCATTCATTACAGGCATTCTGATGTCCATGAGAATTACTTCGGGAGAGCTATAGGTTAGAAGCTCCAGTGCCTCTTCCCCATTAGAAGCTTCACCGATTACACTGATTTCATTATTCAGACTAAGAATCATCTTCAAGCCTTCCCGGACAATTTGCTGATCATCCACTATAATAATATTCACCATGAATGTTCCTCCTTGTTAACCTCAAAATCGTCAGCAATTCTGGGAATACTGGCCTCAACGTTAAATCCTGAAGAGTTATTCGAATGAAAAAAAACACTCCCTCCCAAGGC is a window encoding:
- a CDS encoding ABC transporter ATP-binding protein; amino-acid sequence: MLELINLTKTYNNVNVVNNISLSVKRGEIFGLLGPNGAGKSTTVSMISTVLTPSGGSIIIDNKSLKDHPIEIKRIMGIVPQDLALYQALSAKENLEFFGSLYGLGGKKLRSRTDEVLEIIGLQDKRSQDVAEFSGGMKRRVNIGVALMNNPKLLILDEPTVGIDPQSRNHILETVKRLNQEREMTVIYTSHYMEEVEYLCRNVAIIDHGSLIAQGTKEELKHGLAACDTLTVNFSEASKEALEQLKRISGISKVDITGNQIRMLVSTSDRNVIEIVDEIKNTGIKLTSFNYEEVNLESIFLQITGKDLRG
- a CDS encoding response regulator transcription factor — translated: MNIIIVDDQQIVREGLKMILSLNNEISVIGEASNGEEALELLTYSSPEVILMDIRMPVMNGIEATKLVKAKYPDIKVIILTTFNDNEYIFAGLKNGADGYILKDSGAQEIISSIKTACEGNILLNPKITREVVNALNSAQNTGTEIIRNEQILQLLTPRELEVAKCIMEGKSNKEISTNLFITEGTVKNYVSRMLEKLELKNRTELTLCLQKSL